One Mycobacteroides abscessus ATCC 19977 genomic window carries:
- a CDS encoding glycosyltransferase 87 family protein, whose product MPNSIDATTIADGGSTRRVARWITWGGPLVLAIALLLHAIVFIHWPTYALQIDVLVYRFGGTRVLDGLDLYSIGRNGEIDDLLFTYTPFAALVFTPLAFITDFTAQVLSLMVFPALLVYSVWRMLNWLNISAKAGLWGLLALLVGLVSWLEPVRLSIQLGQINLLILAVVVTDILAPKRWRLAGIGIGIVAGIKLTPMIFIVFLFVVGRIRAAVVATVTLIATVGLGFIFLPSASHYYWVDRSFEKISRITRDPTASTSISGLFLRLDLSAGIATALSALVIVMSLVVATLAYRRNQLLLAISIVGMASAAASPFSWSHHWVWFVPLVVHLGYRGYVLGKRASAITMWAFCVVFAAWFTSLSGKTPDSGALTLRPGGVLNEVIPSLYVFVHLVVLVASWIWLRRDTPGVNDVAGEDESPPADELAPASPAHN is encoded by the coding sequence GTGCCGAATTCAATAGATGCAACCACCATCGCGGACGGCGGCTCCACTCGTCGAGTCGCCCGATGGATTACGTGGGGTGGCCCGCTCGTCCTCGCGATTGCCTTGTTGTTGCACGCGATCGTCTTCATCCACTGGCCCACATATGCGCTGCAGATCGATGTGTTGGTGTACCGATTCGGCGGCACACGGGTACTCGACGGCCTGGACCTGTATTCGATCGGGCGCAACGGCGAGATCGACGATCTGCTGTTCACGTACACCCCGTTCGCGGCCTTGGTCTTCACCCCGCTGGCGTTCATCACCGACTTCACCGCCCAGGTCCTGTCGCTCATGGTGTTCCCGGCGCTACTGGTCTATTCGGTCTGGCGCATGCTGAATTGGCTGAACATCTCCGCCAAGGCGGGGCTTTGGGGGCTATTGGCCCTGCTGGTCGGGCTGGTCTCGTGGCTCGAGCCGGTCCGGCTCTCCATTCAGTTGGGGCAGATCAATCTGTTGATCCTCGCGGTGGTGGTCACGGACATCCTGGCTCCCAAACGATGGAGGCTGGCAGGCATCGGCATCGGCATCGTGGCCGGGATCAAGCTGACTCCGATGATCTTCATCGTCTTCCTGTTCGTGGTGGGACGGATCCGCGCCGCTGTCGTCGCCACGGTCACCCTGATCGCCACCGTCGGACTGGGCTTCATTTTTCTGCCCTCGGCCTCCCACTACTACTGGGTGGATCGCTCCTTCGAGAAGATCAGCCGCATCACCCGGGACCCGACCGCAAGCACCAGCATCAGCGGGCTGTTCCTCAGGCTGGACCTTTCCGCCGGAATCGCCACGGCGCTATCGGCCCTGGTGATCGTGATGAGCCTGGTGGTCGCGACCCTGGCCTACCGGCGAAATCAGCTATTGCTGGCGATATCCATCGTCGGCATGGCCTCGGCGGCCGCCTCCCCGTTCAGCTGGAGCCATCACTGGGTGTGGTTCGTACCGTTGGTGGTGCACCTGGGCTACCGCGGCTACGTGCTGGGCAAGCGCGCATCCGCGATCACCATGTGGGCGTTCTGCGTGGTGTTCGCGGCCTGGTTCACGAGTTTGAGCGGAAAGACGCCGGATTCGGGCGCGCTGACGCTGCGGCCGGGCGGCGTGCTGAACGAGGTGATCCCCAGCCTGTACGTGTTCGTTCATCTGGTGGTGCTGGTGGCCAGCTGGATATGGCTACGGCGCGATACGCCGGGTGTGAACGATGTTGCGGGCGAGGATGAATCGCCACCGGCCGATGAGCTCGCGCCGGCGTCGCCGGCGCATAACTAG
- a CDS encoding polyadenylate-specific 3'-exoribonuclease AS: MRYFYDTEFIDDGRTIELISIGMVSEDGREYYAVSTAFDPQQAGPWVRQHVLPKLPALSSPLWRSRGQIRDELAEFMGLSGGSGPADPIELWAWVGAYDHVALCQLWGPMTALPQPVPRFTLELKQLWNDLGRPAMPKRPADSHDALVDARFNLARYRAMVGEKSAG, translated from the coding sequence GTGCGCTATTTCTACGACACCGAGTTCATTGACGACGGCCGCACCATCGAACTCATCTCCATCGGGATGGTGAGCGAAGACGGTCGCGAGTATTACGCCGTCTCCACCGCGTTCGATCCACAGCAGGCGGGCCCCTGGGTGCGTCAGCATGTGCTGCCCAAGCTGCCGGCGCTGTCGTCGCCGCTGTGGCGTTCCCGCGGGCAGATCCGTGACGAGCTGGCCGAGTTCATGGGACTGAGCGGGGGCAGCGGGCCCGCCGACCCCATCGAACTGTGGGCCTGGGTGGGCGCCTATGACCATGTGGCGCTCTGTCAGCTGTGGGGGCCCATGACCGCGCTGCCGCAGCCGGTCCCACGGTTCACCCTCGAACTCAAGCAGCTCTGGAACGACCTAGGGCGCCCGGCCATGCCGAAACGGCCCGCCGACTCCCACGACGCGCTGGTCGATGCCCGGTTCAACCTGGCTCGCTACCGTGCGATGGTCGGGGAAAAATCCGCTGGTTAA
- a CDS encoding class II 3-deoxy-7-phosphoheptulonate synthase has translation MNWTVDVPIDQLPELPPLPADLRERLDAALAKPAAQQPSWPANQAAAMRTVLESVPPITVPAEIQRLQRQLAQVARGEAFLLQGGDCAETFADNTEPHIRANIRALLQMAVVLTYGASMPVVKLARIAGQYAKPRSSDTDALGLKSYRGDMVNGFAPDATLREHDPSRLVRAYANASAAMNLVRALTGSGMASLALVHDWNREFVRTSPAGARYEALAGEIDRGLKFMSACGVVDSNLDTAEIYASHEALVLDYERAMLRLGEDENGEPALYDLSAHYLWIGDRTRQLDHAHVAFAEIIANPIGMKIGPTTTPDQAVEYVERLDPHNKPGRLTFVSRMGNSKVRDLLPPIIEKVRATGHQVVWQCDPMHGNTHESPSGYKTRHFDRIVDEVQGYFEVHNALGTHPGGIHVEITGENVTECLGGAQDISDDDLAGRYETACDPRLNTQQSLELAFLVAEMLRD, from the coding sequence GTGAACTGGACAGTCGACGTCCCCATCGACCAATTGCCGGAGCTGCCGCCGCTCCCGGCGGATCTGCGTGAGCGCCTTGATGCTGCTCTGGCCAAACCTGCTGCTCAGCAGCCGAGCTGGCCCGCGAATCAGGCCGCCGCGATGCGCACCGTGCTGGAAAGCGTGCCGCCGATCACGGTGCCCGCGGAGATTCAGCGTTTGCAGCGTCAGCTGGCTCAGGTGGCGCGTGGCGAGGCGTTCCTGCTGCAGGGCGGCGACTGCGCCGAGACTTTCGCGGACAACACCGAGCCGCATATTCGCGCGAACATCCGCGCGTTGCTGCAGATGGCTGTGGTGCTCACCTACGGGGCGAGCATGCCGGTGGTCAAGCTTGCCCGCATTGCCGGCCAGTACGCCAAGCCGCGCAGTTCTGACACCGACGCGCTGGGCTTGAAGTCCTACCGCGGTGACATGGTGAACGGTTTCGCGCCCGACGCGACCCTGCGTGAGCACGACCCATCGCGGTTGGTGCGCGCCTACGCCAACGCCAGCGCCGCGATGAATCTGGTGCGGGCACTGACCGGCTCCGGGATGGCCTCATTGGCCCTCGTGCACGACTGGAACCGCGAATTCGTCCGCACCTCGCCGGCCGGGGCCCGGTACGAGGCGCTGGCCGGCGAGATCGATCGTGGTCTGAAGTTCATGAGCGCCTGCGGTGTGGTCGATTCGAACCTGGACACCGCGGAGATCTACGCCAGTCACGAAGCGCTGGTGCTCGACTACGAACGTGCGATGCTGCGCCTGGGTGAGGACGAGAACGGCGAGCCCGCGCTGTATGACCTGTCGGCGCACTACCTGTGGATCGGCGACCGCACCCGACAGCTCGATCACGCGCATGTCGCGTTCGCCGAGATCATCGCCAACCCGATCGGGATGAAGATCGGCCCGACCACCACACCCGATCAGGCGGTCGAGTACGTGGAACGTCTTGACCCGCACAACAAGCCGGGCCGCCTGACCTTCGTCTCCCGCATGGGCAATTCGAAGGTGCGCGATCTGCTTCCACCGATCATCGAGAAGGTGCGGGCCACCGGGCACCAGGTGGTCTGGCAGTGCGACCCAATGCACGGCAACACCCATGAGTCGCCGAGCGGTTACAAGACAAGGCATTTCGACCGGATCGTCGATGAGGTGCAGGGTTACTTCGAGGTGCACAACGCCCTCGGCACCCACCCGGGCGGCATCCACGTCGAGATCACCGGTGAGAATGTCACCGAGTGTCTCGGTGGCGCACAGGACATTTCGGACGACGACCTCGCCGGTCGCTACGAGACTGCGTGCGATCCGCGGCTGAACACCCAGCAGTCGCTGGAGTTGGCGTTTCTCGTGGCGGAGATGCTCAGAGACTAG
- a CDS encoding protein kinase domain-containing protein produces MIGAVLDGRYRIEAPIATGGMSTVYRGLDTRLDRPVAVKVMDSRYASDSGFLARFRLEARAVARLRHPGLVAVFDQGMDGRHPFLVMELIDGGTLRELLRERGPMPPHAVAAVFNPLLGGLAVAHRSGLVHRDVKPENVLISDDGEVKLADFGLVRAVAEAGITSTSVILGTAAYLSPEQVRTGSAGPRSDVYSAGILMYELLTGSTPFTGDTPLALAYQRIDRDVQAPSEAIDGVPEEFDELVLRATSRDPDARYADAAQFGAELDAISSELRLPPFRVPAPRDSKQHVAEQLYRSRLIDSGGNTTGNLSAPGQADAADAASAAAALGVSARPSTPPRPRVPNPTRMMDPVPAYDAGYDEEFDGEPDESAFFADIDDSDYRYERQQSRRAIFIWLVIVLILTSSVAAGCWSLGANITNLL; encoded by the coding sequence ATGATCGGCGCGGTGCTCGATGGCCGGTATCGCATCGAAGCTCCGATCGCGACGGGCGGCATGTCGACCGTGTACCGAGGGCTGGACACCCGGCTGGATCGCCCCGTGGCCGTCAAGGTGATGGATAGTCGTTACGCGTCCGACAGCGGGTTTCTCGCACGCTTCCGGCTGGAGGCGCGTGCGGTGGCCCGGCTGCGACATCCGGGACTGGTGGCCGTCTTCGACCAAGGCATGGACGGTAGGCATCCCTTCCTGGTGATGGAGCTGATCGACGGCGGCACCCTGCGCGAGCTACTGCGGGAACGCGGTCCGATGCCACCGCACGCGGTGGCCGCGGTATTCAATCCCCTGCTGGGTGGTTTGGCGGTGGCCCATCGATCAGGATTGGTTCACCGCGACGTCAAGCCCGAGAATGTGCTGATCTCCGATGACGGCGAGGTCAAACTCGCCGATTTCGGACTGGTCCGTGCCGTGGCCGAGGCAGGCATCACGTCGACCAGCGTGATCTTGGGCACCGCGGCGTACCTGTCCCCAGAGCAGGTGCGCACCGGGTCGGCCGGCCCGCGTAGCGATGTCTACTCGGCTGGCATTCTGATGTACGAACTACTCACCGGCTCAACACCATTCACGGGCGATACCCCGCTGGCGCTGGCCTACCAGCGCATCGATCGCGATGTGCAGGCACCCAGCGAGGCGATCGACGGTGTCCCGGAGGAATTCGATGAGCTGGTGTTGCGTGCCACCTCCCGCGACCCGGACGCACGTTATGCCGACGCCGCACAGTTCGGGGCAGAACTGGACGCGATCTCCTCCGAACTACGACTGCCGCCGTTTCGGGTGCCGGCCCCCCGCGACTCCAAACAGCATGTCGCCGAGCAGCTGTACCGCAGCCGGCTGATCGATTCTGGCGGCAATACCACCGGCAACCTCAGCGCCCCTGGCCAGGCCGATGCCGCCGACGCCGCCTCGGCCGCGGCCGCCTTGGGCGTTTCGGCACGGCCGAGCACCCCGCCACGCCCCCGAGTGCCCAACCCCACGCGGATGATGGACCCCGTCCCTGCGTACGACGCCGGTTACGACGAGGAATTCGACGGCGAACCAGATGAATCGGCGTTCTTTGCCGATATCGACGACTCGGACTACCGATACGAACGCCAACAGAGCCGCCGCGCCATCTTCATCTGGCTGGTGATCGTCCTGATCCTCACCAGCTCGGTGGCGGCGGGATGCTGGTCGCTGGGCGCCAACATCACCAACTTGCTCTAG
- a CDS encoding SRPBCC family protein — MTSSGDPTSITHSEYYPYPVEKVWDVLVSRELTASQVKEVSDAPVEVGSTRVMVTHPQPAVGFDGVVCTTYTSVEPYEHIEQVLTAPGIEVTSRWNLLPEPGGTRLRVTYSRFDPSIPLHRQWRTMLFSGAGPILNSLREMLDKRH; from the coding sequence GTGACGAGTTCCGGCGATCCGACATCGATCACCCACAGCGAGTACTACCCCTACCCTGTCGAAAAGGTGTGGGATGTGCTCGTCTCTCGCGAGCTCACCGCCTCACAGGTGAAGGAAGTCAGCGACGCACCGGTCGAGGTCGGATCGACTCGCGTGATGGTCACCCACCCTCAACCTGCCGTCGGATTCGACGGTGTGGTGTGCACCACCTACACCAGCGTGGAGCCCTACGAACACATCGAGCAGGTGTTGACCGCCCCCGGCATCGAAGTGACCTCCCGATGGAACCTGCTCCCCGAGCCCGGCGGCACCCGCCTGCGCGTCACCTACAGCCGGTTCGACCCGTCCATCCCGCTGCACCGCCAGTGGCGCACCATGCTGTTCTCGGGGGCCGGGCCGATCCTCAACTCTTTGCGCGAAATGCTCGATAAGCGGCATTGA
- a CDS encoding Rv2175c family DNA-binding protein, which produces MSAIPYVADTLDADEPLFTLKEVAARLRVPVSKVQQYLRDGELIAVKRDGEIKVPVIFFSPEGPVVKHLFGLLSVLRDGGYHEPEILRWLFAGDESLTVSRDGTTERIEAARPVDALHGHQAREVLRRAQAMAY; this is translated from the coding sequence ATGAGCGCAATTCCGTACGTTGCCGACACCCTTGACGCCGATGAGCCGCTGTTCACCCTCAAGGAGGTGGCCGCGCGCCTACGAGTGCCGGTGAGCAAGGTTCAGCAGTATTTGCGCGACGGTGAGCTGATCGCGGTCAAACGTGACGGCGAAATCAAGGTTCCCGTCATCTTTTTCAGCCCGGAGGGGCCGGTGGTGAAGCACTTGTTCGGGCTGTTGTCCGTGCTGCGGGACGGTGGGTACCACGAGCCCGAGATCCTGCGCTGGCTGTTCGCGGGCGATGAGTCGCTCACGGTGAGCAGGGATGGCACCACGGAGCGAATCGAGGCGGCCCGCCCGGTCGACGCGCTGCACGGACATCAGGCACGTGAAGTGCTGCGCCGGGCGCAGGCCATGGCCTACTAG
- a CDS encoding alpha-(1->6)-mannopyranosyltransferase A, with amino-acid sequence MSSFLRSPAGRAATIGFGGAILVAIGGLGAGSTRQHDPLLESAGLSWLRFGHGLVVSSICMWLGVVLMLLAWLGLGRHVIAGKVTKESLLIVIPCWLLPLLASVPVFSRDAYSYLAQGALLRDGFDPYLVGPVENPNALLENVSPIWTTTTAPYGPLFLLIARFVTQIVGDDVVAGTMLLRLCMLPGLALLVWATPRVAQFFSASASKALWICVLNPLVIIHLMGGVHNEMLMVGLMMAGIALTLERHHVWGIAVVALGVMVKASAGLALPFLVWIWMRRLASDHVDGAPPRRPPAAFALASIGSVAISLTTFALMSWITGVGFGWLTAFAGSAVKIINWLTIPTAVANVINVVAGLFVTVNFDAVLEVMRIIGVLVIAVSLPVVWWRHRHNERDAMFGILWAMSIVVLMAPAALPWYYSWPLAIAAPLLQSRGAIAAIAGFSTWIMVIFKPDGSHGMYVWIHVLIAATCAAIAWRMINTAPEPDGSAPAA; translated from the coding sequence GTGTCCTCGTTCCTGCGCTCCCCCGCCGGGCGTGCGGCCACGATCGGATTCGGTGGCGCGATCCTCGTGGCCATCGGCGGACTGGGTGCGGGAAGCACGCGCCAGCACGACCCGCTGCTGGAATCGGCCGGACTGTCCTGGCTGCGTTTCGGCCACGGGCTGGTGGTGTCCTCGATCTGCATGTGGCTCGGGGTGGTTCTCATGCTGCTGGCCTGGCTGGGGCTGGGCCGACATGTCATCGCGGGCAAGGTGACCAAAGAGTCTCTGCTGATCGTCATCCCGTGCTGGCTGTTACCCCTGCTGGCCTCGGTTCCGGTGTTCAGCCGGGACGCCTACTCGTACCTGGCTCAGGGTGCCTTGCTGCGCGATGGATTCGACCCCTATCTGGTGGGACCGGTCGAGAATCCGAACGCATTGCTGGAGAACGTCAGCCCGATCTGGACCACGACCACGGCGCCGTATGGACCGCTGTTCCTGCTCATCGCACGGTTCGTCACGCAGATCGTCGGTGACGACGTGGTGGCGGGCACCATGCTGTTGCGCCTGTGCATGCTGCCCGGGCTGGCGCTGCTGGTGTGGGCCACACCCCGAGTCGCACAATTCTTCTCGGCCAGCGCCAGCAAGGCGTTGTGGATCTGCGTGCTGAACCCGCTGGTGATCATCCATCTCATGGGTGGTGTGCACAACGAGATGCTGATGGTCGGTCTCATGATGGCCGGCATCGCGCTCACCCTTGAGCGGCATCATGTTTGGGGTATCGCAGTGGTGGCGCTCGGTGTCATGGTCAAGGCGAGCGCCGGCCTGGCGCTGCCCTTCCTGGTGTGGATCTGGATGCGCCGCCTGGCTTCCGACCACGTGGACGGTGCACCACCGCGCCGCCCGCCGGCGGCGTTTGCCCTTGCATCAATCGGTTCGGTGGCGATCTCCCTGACGACGTTCGCCCTCATGTCCTGGATCACCGGTGTCGGCTTCGGCTGGCTCACCGCCTTCGCGGGCTCAGCCGTCAAGATCATCAACTGGCTGACCATCCCCACCGCCGTCGCCAACGTCATCAACGTAGTGGCCGGTCTCTTCGTCACCGTCAATTTCGATGCCGTGCTTGAGGTCATGCGCATCATCGGCGTCTTGGTTATCGCGGTCAGCCTGCCGGTGGTGTGGTGGCGCCATCGGCACAACGAGCGTGACGCGATGTTCGGCATCCTGTGGGCGATGTCGATCGTGGTCCTCATGGCGCCGGCCGCCCTACCCTGGTATTACAGTTGGCCGTTGGCCATCGCGGCGCCGCTACTGCAATCGCGCGGCGCCATCGCGGCGATCGCCGGGTTCTCCACGTGGATCATGGTGATCTTCAAACCCGATGGCTCCCACGGCATGTACGTATGGATCCACGTGTTGATCGCTGCGACGTGCGCTGCCATCGCCTGGCGGATGATCAATACCGCTCCCGAACCGGACGGCTCGGCGCCGGCCGCCTAG
- a CDS encoding polyprenyl synthetase family protein gives MTDAVSDQLSQFLAECREHTAHIGQHYEHAITALDRFVLRGGKRLRPAFAYWGWRAITDDPDPWNPEVLRVCAALELLHTCALIHDDVIDSSATRRGEPTIHVEFAALHRENGWSGSPEQFGISAAILLGDLALTWADDMVVGAQLSPEAHVRARGVWSILRSEVLGGQYLDILSESSGDESVETALRVIRFKTAGYTVQRPLQLGVAIAGENAEISRLLGDVGLDIGIAFQLRDDVLGVFGDPKVTGKPAGDDLRSGKRTVLLAEALRLARQRDSAAEDLLHSWIGTPLTDQQVAEMCSLIVDLGALGAVESRIEEHTHRALDQLAGADIADDARAALSDLVRLVSNRSA, from the coding sequence CTGACCGATGCGGTAAGCGACCAATTAAGCCAGTTCCTGGCCGAATGCCGCGAGCACACCGCGCACATCGGGCAGCACTATGAGCACGCCATCACCGCCCTGGACCGGTTTGTGCTGCGCGGCGGTAAGAGGCTGCGCCCGGCATTCGCCTACTGGGGCTGGCGCGCGATCACCGACGACCCAGACCCGTGGAACCCCGAAGTTCTCCGGGTATGTGCCGCGCTGGAACTTCTCCACACCTGCGCGCTCATCCACGATGACGTCATCGACAGCTCCGCGACCAGGCGGGGCGAACCGACCATCCACGTGGAGTTCGCCGCGCTGCACCGCGAGAATGGCTGGTCGGGCTCCCCTGAGCAGTTCGGGATATCGGCCGCGATCCTCCTCGGCGACCTGGCGCTCACGTGGGCCGACGACATGGTGGTCGGCGCACAGCTCTCGCCCGAAGCGCACGTGCGGGCGCGTGGTGTCTGGTCGATCCTGCGCAGCGAGGTGCTCGGCGGCCAATATCTGGACATCCTGTCCGAATCTTCCGGTGACGAATCCGTCGAAACCGCCCTGCGGGTAATCCGATTCAAGACCGCCGGGTACACGGTGCAGCGACCGTTGCAGCTCGGTGTCGCGATCGCAGGCGAGAATGCGGAAATCTCACGTCTCCTCGGCGATGTCGGGCTCGATATCGGCATCGCGTTCCAGCTGCGCGATGACGTCCTCGGCGTGTTCGGGGATCCGAAGGTGACCGGAAAACCCGCCGGAGATGATCTGCGCTCCGGAAAGCGCACCGTACTCCTGGCCGAAGCCCTCCGGTTGGCCCGCCAGCGCGACAGCGCCGCCGAGGATCTGCTGCATTCCTGGATCGGTACCCCGCTCACCGACCAGCAGGTTGCCGAGATGTGTTCACTCATAGTCGACTTGGGCGCGCTCGGGGCGGTGGAATCTCGCATCGAGGAACACACGCATCGCGCCCTGGACCAGTTGGCGGGCGCAGATATTGCCGACGATGCCCGCGCCGCACTATCAGACCTGGTCCGATTGGTGTCCAACCGGAGCGCATGA
- the metF gene encoding methylenetetrahydrofolate reductase [NAD(P)H]: MTTNPLDRDGPVAELQDPGSIADRLTAVQPGEIAFSVEFMPPRDEAAEARLWRAARVFERYRPVFVSVTYGAGGSTRDRTVRVTGELAENTTLLPVAHLTAVGHTVDELRAMVGAYVDRGITNILALRGDPAGDVNAEWVPHPGGLTYAEQLVRLVRDLGDFHVGVASFPEGHPQAIDLESDTANLVNKLRAGAEYSITQMFFDVDDYLRLRDRVVAADPEQGAKPIVPGLMPITSLRSVRRQVELSSSTLPTALEERLLRAAGDGPEENRDEVRKVGVEVTTTMASRLLAEGVPCLHFMTLNFARATSEVLENLGVRVTPGTARG, translated from the coding sequence GTGACAACCAACCCGCTCGACCGCGATGGACCGGTCGCCGAGCTGCAGGATCCGGGGTCGATCGCCGATCGGCTCACCGCGGTCCAGCCCGGCGAGATCGCGTTCTCGGTCGAGTTCATGCCGCCCCGGGACGAGGCGGCTGAGGCTCGTTTGTGGCGGGCGGCAAGAGTTTTCGAGCGGTACCGGCCAGTGTTCGTTTCGGTCACCTACGGTGCGGGCGGTTCCACCCGTGACCGCACGGTGCGGGTGACCGGTGAGCTTGCCGAGAACACCACGTTGCTGCCGGTCGCGCATCTGACGGCCGTCGGACACACCGTCGATGAGCTGCGCGCCATGGTGGGTGCGTATGTCGATCGCGGTATCACCAATATCCTTGCCCTGCGCGGCGATCCGGCCGGCGACGTGAACGCCGAGTGGGTACCGCATCCGGGCGGACTGACCTACGCCGAACAACTGGTGCGGTTGGTCCGCGACCTCGGCGATTTCCATGTCGGGGTCGCCTCTTTCCCCGAGGGGCATCCGCAAGCGATCGACCTGGAAAGCGATACCGCCAATCTGGTGAACAAGTTGCGTGCGGGTGCCGAGTACTCCATCACGCAGATGTTTTTCGACGTCGACGACTATCTCAGGCTGCGCGACCGGGTGGTAGCGGCAGATCCGGAGCAGGGGGCCAAGCCCATTGTCCCCGGCCTGATGCCCATCACCTCGCTGCGTTCGGTACGTCGTCAGGTGGAGCTTTCCTCGTCCACGCTGCCCACGGCATTGGAGGAGCGGCTGCTCAGGGCGGCGGGCGACGGTCCGGAAGAGAACCGCGACGAGGTCCGCAAGGTGGGTGTCGAGGTCACCACCACGATGGCTTCGCGGCTGCTGGCCGAGGGTGTGCCGTGTCTGCACTTCATGACCCTCAACTTTGCGCGGGCCACCTCAGAGGTGTTGGAGAATCTCGGGGTGAGGGTTACTCCGGGAACTGCTCGGGGGTAA
- a CDS encoding LppM family (lipo)protein, whose protein sequence is MARITAVLLLATLPLLSGCVRVKASMTVTTDDHVSGQLIAVAKPQGKNDKGPQLDRNMSFAEKVQVSEYEENGMVGSRAIFNDLTFSEVPQLAGMNKNAAGFDLTLRRNGDVVVLEGRADLTALGDNSNADVSLAVSFPGDIESTNGEMLGSDSVQWKLNPGVVSSFTATARYTDPSTRSFNGAAIFVSIAALLVGALVASMAWLDRDQSPRFTPEQFPE, encoded by the coding sequence GTGGCACGGATCACCGCCGTGCTGTTGTTGGCGACGCTTCCGCTGCTATCAGGATGCGTACGCGTCAAGGCTTCGATGACCGTCACCACCGACGATCACGTCTCCGGCCAGCTGATCGCCGTCGCCAAACCCCAGGGCAAGAACGATAAGGGGCCCCAGCTCGATCGCAACATGTCCTTCGCCGAGAAGGTTCAGGTGAGCGAGTACGAAGAGAATGGCATGGTCGGGTCGCGCGCCATCTTCAACGACCTCACCTTCTCCGAGGTCCCTCAGCTGGCAGGCATGAACAAGAACGCGGCCGGCTTCGACCTGACCCTGCGCCGCAATGGCGACGTGGTTGTGTTGGAAGGTCGTGCCGACTTGACCGCGCTGGGCGACAACTCGAACGCAGACGTCTCGCTGGCGGTTTCCTTCCCTGGTGATATCGAATCCACCAACGGAGAGATGCTCGGCTCGGATTCCGTGCAGTGGAAACTCAATCCCGGTGTGGTCAGCTCCTTTACCGCCACCGCCCGCTACACCGATCCCAGCACCCGCTCGTTCAATGGTGCCGCGATCTTCGTATCGATCGCCGCTCTGCTGGTCGGCGCCCTCGTCGCCTCCATGGCGTGGCTAGACCGCGACCAATCGCCGCGGTTTACCCCCGAGCAGTTCCCGGAGTAA
- a CDS encoding GNAT family N-acetyltransferase: protein MTTFLADLSQRDMQRRLSEALRVYVIAMGYPHGTEDQRAPMWLEHSRRPGWQAAAIFDTPAAPSGITGPAEDLTEQARIVGIAYGYRGAADQWWHQQVSQGLRKTGLPRDRINALLNQYFELTELHVDPGLQGHGYGEALARRLLAGRTESHVLLSTPEISGESNRAWRLYRRLGFTDVIRQHQFAGDPRRFAVLGRALPLEPGYRQPGVSAVWHDNPR from the coding sequence TTGACGACATTTCTGGCCGACCTGTCGCAACGCGATATGCAGCGTCGGCTCAGCGAAGCCCTTCGTGTCTACGTCATCGCCATGGGCTACCCGCACGGCACCGAGGATCAGCGCGCCCCCATGTGGCTGGAGCACAGCCGCAGGCCCGGCTGGCAGGCGGCTGCCATCTTTGATACTCCAGCCGCCCCGTCCGGTATCACCGGCCCCGCCGAGGACCTGACGGAGCAGGCCCGCATCGTGGGAATCGCGTACGGCTACCGCGGCGCGGCCGATCAGTGGTGGCATCAGCAGGTCAGCCAGGGTCTACGCAAGACGGGGCTGCCGCGCGACCGGATAAACGCCCTGCTCAACCAGTACTTCGAGCTGACCGAACTGCATGTCGACCCCGGTCTGCAGGGGCACGGGTACGGTGAGGCCCTGGCGCGACGGCTGCTCGCGGGCCGCACAGAGTCACATGTCCTGCTGTCCACTCCCGAGATCAGCGGGGAATCCAACCGCGCATGGCGGTTGTACCGCCGGCTCGGATTCACTGATGTCATCCGGCAGCACCAGTTCGCAGGAGATCCCAGGCGATTCGCGGTGTTGGGTCGTGCTTTGCCCCTGGAGCCCGGATATCGACAGCCGGGCGTGTCAGCCGTCTGGCACGATAATCCGCGATGA
- a CDS encoding DUF3040 domain-containing protein produces the protein MPLSEHEQRMLDQIESALYAEDPKFASSVRGGRLGATSGRRRLQGAALFCIGLAMLVIGVAVPATQVGNFPVLSVTGFVVMFGAAVFAIIGSRRSEANPAGQGAGGAASRVRKNRAAGSFAQRMEERFRRRFDN, from the coding sequence ATGCCACTCTCCGAGCACGAGCAGCGCATGCTCGACCAAATTGAGAGCGCGCTGTACGCGGAGGATCCCAAGTTTGCGTCGAGCGTGCGCGGAGGACGGCTGGGTGCGACCTCCGGCCGTCGCCGCTTGCAGGGTGCGGCACTGTTTTGCATCGGATTGGCCATGTTGGTGATCGGTGTCGCGGTACCTGCTACTCAGGTCGGAAACTTCCCGGTCCTGAGCGTGACCGGATTTGTCGTCATGTTTGGCGCGGCTGTCTTCGCGATCATCGGAAGCCGGCGCTCGGAGGCAAACCCGGCGGGACAGGGGGCGGGCGGCGCCGCCAGCCGTGTCCGCAAGAATCGCGCGGCCGGCTCCTTCGCGCAGCGCATGGAAGAGCGATTCCGCCGCCGCTTCGACAACTGA